TTCACCGCTTCAAAATTTATGGCTTGGCCTGCTGATCCAGAAGCCACACTCCTGTTGATGGAGACTGCATAGTGGCACTGAACCTTGTGACCGATTGAGACTTCGGAAAACGCAGGCCTGGTTTCACGGCATAATTCCGTTGCCAGTGGACATCTCGGGGCAAATTTACAGGCCGGAAGAGTATCATCTCCTGTTTGCGTAAAAATATTCTCACCGAGCGTCGCTGTTATGCTCCCCTGCACACCAACGCTTGAAAGCATCAATGCTATGGTGTATGGGTGCGTTGCCTCCCGGATAATCTGCTCTGTAGTTCCAGACTCGATGATTTCTCCCCTGTACATCACATAAATCCTGTCACTTATGTATTTTGCAGACGCAATATCATGCGTGATGTAGAATAACGTCACACCAACATCATTTCTGAGCTTTCTGAGAAGATTCAGTATTCCGGCCCTGAGAGAAACGTCCAGCATTGAAATTGGCTCATCCGCCACCAGAATGCGAGGGCTCATTGTAAGTGATCTTGCTATGGACACACGCTGCCTCTGGCCACCGCTCAGCTGATGCGGATACTTGTCAATGTAGTCACTGACAGGGGTAAGTTCAGCTTCCATCATTGCCCTGTTCACAATCTCATAGATTTCTGTCTCAGTCTGGGCCAGCTTGTTTATCCGGACAGGCTCTGAAACAATCTGATATATTGAAAATCTTGGATTTATGCTTTGAAACGGGTCCTGAAATATTGTCTGTATTTGCTTCCTGAGATTCCTGATAAGTTTCTTGTCCTCAAATCTAACCTTTTCGCCGAGCAATTCTACAGTGCCTTCACTGGGCACCTCCAACAAACCAATTATCCTGCTCAGTGTGGTCTTTCCGCTCCCAGTTTCTCCAACAAGCGCAACGGATTCACCCTCGTTCACCACTATGTTAACTTCAGAAACCGCTGTTAATTCACCACCCTTACCACTCCTGCCTGGTCTTAAACCGGTTCTCTTTGCAAATCGCTTCGTAAGGTCATGTGTTATTATTACGGGATTCTGTTTGACGGCCTTGACGACATTTATCTTTGAAGACTCGTTTTTCACTGATTTAGTACGGCCATTTCTGAAGGGTAAGACAACACATGCAACCTCATGGGAATTGCTCACAGCCCTGAGTTTTTCAGCGCCGTCATTCCGGCATGATTCCTCCACGTAATTGCAGCGGGCAGCAAAGGGACAGCCAAGTATGACATCAGTTAGCCCCGGAGGCGCCCCTTTTATGGGTTCAACCTGTTCTATGTTCTCTGTGATCTTTGGAATGGAATCAATAAGTAATGCAGTGTAAGGATGTTGCGCCATGTTAAAGTCCACGCCCGGCAACTTTTCAACGATGCGCCCTGCATACATTACCATAAT
This is a stretch of genomic DNA from Thermoplasmataceae archaeon. It encodes these proteins:
- a CDS encoding ABC transporter ATP-binding protein; this translates as MFNGINYEDYILYVDDLSLEYTIGNRRVYALSHVTFGIRENESIGIVGESGCGKSTLAMAISHILPQNTVVTSGRIYFKGEVIVDSEKGASYTLRTTRKSNRIEESLKVVRWKGISIVFQGALDSLNPLFTVGEQISDIYIYRENLNREKAVEMVKQLLDTVGLDKWVFDAYPHQLSGGMKQRVVIAMAISLHPALIIADEPTTSLDVITQYRIIEELQNLRKGFSVSILSISHDVSMVSNLSDRIMVMYAGRIVEKLPGVDFNMAQHPYTALLIDSIPKITENIEQVEPIKGAPPGLTDVILGCPFAARCNYVEESCRNDGAEKLRAVSNSHEVACVVLPFRNGRTKSVKNESSKINVVKAVKQNPVIITHDLTKRFAKRTGLRPGRSGKGGELTAVSEVNIVVNEGESVALVGETGSGKTTLSRIIGLLEVPSEGTVELLGEKVRFEDKKLIRNLRKQIQTIFQDPFQSINPRFSIYQIVSEPVRINKLAQTETEIYEIVNRAMMEAELTPVSDYIDKYPHQLSGGQRQRVSIARSLTMSPRILVADEPISMLDVSLRAGILNLLRKLRNDVGVTLFYITHDIASAKYISDRIYVMYRGEIIESGTTEQIIREATHPYTIALMLSSVGVQGSITATLGENIFTQTGDDTLPACKFAPRCPLATELCRETRPAFSEVSIGHKVQCHYAVSINRSVASGSAGQAINFEAVKSRIREEISPS